The genomic segment CGCAATGCGACTCCAGGACGAACTCGATGCACTTAGGGGCAAGTGCTATGAAAATACCCCTTCGCATATCCGGCGCGTCCGTCAGGAAGCTATCGACGACCTGGTTTCTGCAGGCATCGCTGAAAGAGCTATTCAAGCAGGAAACCAGGCCCCAGGATTCCGCTTAATCGATCCCGATGGCAGAATGATTTCATCCCATGACCTGTTAAACGATGGCCCAGTGCTAATTGCCTTCTACAGGGGGGGATGGTGCCCGTATTGCAATCTTGATTTGCGCGCGATCCAGGCTGTAGCGCAGCGGCTCAGGTCGTCAGGTGTGTCGATCGTCGCGATTTCCCAACAGTCCGCCTATGAGAGCCGCGCAACCGAGCGAATGAATGGCTTATCGTTCTCCAGCCTCGTCGACCGCGGAGGGGGCGTCGCTCGCGCGTTTGGCGTGCGTTGGAAGCTGCCTAGGGAATTGCGCGCGACGGAAATGGAAACCGGTCTGGACCTTGCCGCCGTCAATGGCGAGCCTAGCTGGACACTGACGATGCCGGCTCGGTTCTTAGTAAGCAGAGATGGGATCGTGGAGTACGCGGATATCAGCGCCGACTACACGCGACGCGGCGACCCAGCCGAGCTTTTTCCGGTCATTATGCAGATTCGCGCACGCGTGGCGCACTGATCCCTCAGCACTTTTTAGCTCCAGATTCCAGAAAGCGTGTCCGTCCGTCCATCGATGACCGCCGTGGGTTTCATCGCACCGCGACCAGTGGCAACGTGGCTTTAAGCATATGGCGCCCTTGCGCCGCGTGATGCTGGATTGCCATCCCGCGTCTTTAATAGTGACATAAATAGGTAACGGTGAACGTACGATGGAACTCAACCAGGTTCGGTACTTTCTAGCTCTTGCAAACACGCTGAATTTCACGCGCGCCGCAGAGATGTGTAGCGTTACACAACCGGCACTGACCAAGGGCGTACAGAGACTTGAGCAGGAACTCGGTGGACAGCTGATCTACCGGGAACGCCAACTCACTCACCTCACTGACCTGGGGAAGGCGGTGCTGCCCATGCTCGAGCGTGCTCTTGCATCGACGGAAGCCGTCCGACGCCGGGCGCGCGAGTTTCAGCAAAGGGACGTGGCTCCGTTAGCGATCGGTCTCGCCCCTTCCATCTCCGCTTCGCTTGTGCTGGAGCCG from the Pirellulales bacterium genome contains:
- a CDS encoding peroxiredoxin-like family protein, yielding MRLQDELDALRGKCYENTPSHIRRVRQEAIDDLVSAGIAERAIQAGNQAPGFRLIDPDGRMISSHDLLNDGPVLIAFYRGGWCPYCNLDLRAIQAVAQRLRSSGVSIVAISQQSAYESRATERMNGLSFSSLVDRGGGVARAFGVRWKLPRELRATEMETGLDLAAVNGEPSWTLTMPARFLVSRDGIVEYADISADYTRRGDPAELFPVIMQIRARVAH